The Capra hircus breed San Clemente unplaced genomic scaffold, ASM170441v1, whole genome shotgun sequence region CCCTTCGGCCTCTGTGTCCCCCGGGGACTCCTGCGACCCAGGAGCTCTGCCGCTGGCGTCTCCTGCAGGCTGCCCGGGGTCTGCGGGGTCAGCCCCGAGGGGggccgctgcccctcccccagcgcccCCTTCCCACGCACCCTCCCGGGCGTAGAACAGGAAGTAGGCGCTCTGGCTCAGGGCAGCAGTCTCGTCACAGGCGGTCACCTTGGCATCGTCCATCTTATACCATTGGCCGTTGCCGGCTCGGACGTAACAAAAGTAGTGTCCTCGCTCACAGCTCCACCCGGAGTGCACCAGCACGGCATAGAGCACGTAGCCCAGtggccctgccttcccctcagACGTGTAGGGCTGCACGTCCAGGCGCTGGGGATAGCGCACCTCCTGAGCCCTTTTGGCCCCGCTCAGCTGTGTGAACCGCTTCAGCACCAGCACCAGGACCTGGGACGTGCTGTGCAAAGTCAACCTCTTGGTGGCAGGCACCTTCCGGAGACAAACGCCACAGTCATAGGCATTTTCCGCCTCCAGCTTCTCGGGCTTGACcagctctctcagagcttgctccacACTCTGAGCCGCCGTGATATCCAGGCTGACGTCCAGATGAGGGTCGAACGTGTCCGAGACACCGAGGCAGTGGAGACACTGGATCCGAGACCTCCACGTCCCGCCGAAGATCTGACGGACGACGCTGGTGTCCTCGGAGGCGTGGCCCGACGGCTGGGATGCACTCAGGCACCCTTGCTGCATGCCATTCAGAGTGAACATCAGAAACTCGTGGGCATCTTCCTGCTGGTGTCTGTGGGAAGCCCGCCAGCAGGTCCTTGCGGGGCCGGATCACCTCTCCCGCGTGAAGGAGGGCTCGGGTCACGTGAGCTCGCATGGCACAGAGCGTGCAGGAGCTGCCGGCCGGACAGAGGGTGGCGTGCTGCCGGGACACCAGCCAGCTGGCCAGGGGCGGCGTGTGGCTCAGACACTGCAGCGCCGCGTTCACGTAGCAGGTGTTCCCCAGATTCTGAAGCCCAGCGCCCACCCCCCACGGCCCCCTCCAACTCAGGGCGACTTTCTGGCCAGGCGCCAGCCCCGCTGACCCAGGAGCCAAGTCACCCCGCTGGGGGCGCCCGACTGCCGGCGACGGCCCCTCAGGGACAGAGGGTCCCCGAAGGGCATCCGCACCAGCGGCGGCTGGCCCGACAACCTCGCCCTCCGGCTAAGACGTTGAAGGGAGCCGGACACGCACCTCCCCCGTGCTCAGAAGCAGCCCCCGGGGCTCTGCAAACAAGGCCCACGAGGGTTTCCATCTCCTACCTGCAGCTGCACGCCGATGCCTCCTTCCCTCACACCGTCGTCTCCAAAAAGGGCCTTGGCCCCGCCCCTCGGTCCTCTGGAGGGCTTTCCCACGGCCCCACCCCCGCACGTGCAAGCTCCTCATTCGCTGAGGCGGCCGAGGGcctgcccactcccactcccACCATCCAACCACCGACACTTTTCTCGGGGAATTCCCCTTGATGAAGCCCTGCCTCGAGCCACcccaggagatcccacccatgacactGTCATGTGGAAGAAATCTGTTAACCAAGTCTGCAGAACTCAATGGGCTCCGTAgtctttctcgagcatctactccaaaaccagaatctgtctgtgttactatttcatgactttcaccatcTCCTCTGACCTTAACTGGGTGCTATTCCTGAccactttctctggagaaaatcatctTAGgcctatagctaataagtctcctgtaCGATGAGAGtaatatttccaatcaaaaccccctctgttagcattataTCTTGCTTGGCAAATATATCCAGACTGTTGCAGCTAATCATACGATTTTTACAGCCTCCCTACTGTGAGAGACATGGAAaggcctaaaacatagagcctttcaaggTATTAAAAGTTATTTGAGAAGTACTAGgcataggatttcattattgggccaatgcatgttgctaagttcccatatctctaatccactgtgcacctgggagtgcattagttaacatagttggaaagtaagaaaaacaggtGTAGcctgaaattaaccacatcagacttttgagctaattggttctttcttgtaactcactgcatcTTTGCTtcgtgagaatgtaactctgatactttctgaggccgatatagattagaaatataagaaaaaatatttcaagggaaaataagttttctgttgaacagcctttatcaaaagagggtcataaaatgttcacaggcctccaaggccagaagataatgtacagaATATtgttttttggaaaagtttgcAGAAATAATAttggtttcgataaagacaaaatagATGTAATGTTTTGCCTGACTtgcctttgcatctttcatttccctctatgtacaagtaaaggtataaaagacccttttgaaaataaaaacaatgggcctcacttgaagaagcttggtcaccacgtgtttttcttttttctctgtttttctctcttactttctttttcaggctgatctttGGAGCATAGAAGCTCCcggcgttcacttatctgcccgggtttctaagatctgaacgggaagacgttctgcATCTTCATTCCCTTGGGAGACCaggaaggcacctgtggcctccgtgaacggGGCAAACTTCTGGTCTCGAAGTTTTATTGACTTTCTATggaaaccaaggaatatcagcctctttctctcctctattttcttatctacaatattctttccttatttctctctctaaatcatctgCCGAGGCcacttttccttcaggttcccctggatcctgcgggggctggaccccggcaaagcCCCACACGCACTTCTGACCTGGCCGCCTGGGCCAAAGGGCTCTGGATGCGAATGATTCGGGGGCATTGGCCTTCCAGCCTTGCCCGCTAGAGATTCACTGCAGGCCTTCCAAGTTCAGCACACAAATGCGGACTGCAGAGGAATGCCGTGGGCTCACCATTCACATCCTAACACACTTCTGGAAACATGTCTGCCCACCTTACCCTCTCCCCTTTAGGGGTCTCCCACCCCAGACCCTGCCTGAGGACAAtccctccccagacagcaatAAACCCTTTCTTCAACTTTGTTCTCCAGTGAGGTCCACTCCGATTTCAATGCTTCTCACTGGACACTCTTCTAGCGTTCAGGGTCCTGGCACCAAAAGATGCCGGGAGAGGGGCACATATGCTTTTCTCCCTTCAGGGCCGTTGGTCAAGCCCCAAAGCGAGCTCATTCCGAAAGACATAGGCTTGCTGCAACTTTGGATTCATTGCTTcagctcctttcctctctccctgtcttttttgttttccttttgtttctttccttttttgtttttgctttcttcttttaatcatgcttatatgttattttttttttgttttttttttgttgcttgTCTTTTTAAGATAACCAGTGTAGGCTTATACATTCACGTCTCGAGATTCTCGTGCAGATCACTTAGCACGAAAGTCGCAATTCGTCTCTTCCTGCTggctcagcctctttctctcgtGCGGGGTGTCTTTCTAGTTGTTCAGTTTGTTTTCGTATTTTAACT contains the following coding sequences:
- the LOC108635017 gene encoding LOW QUALITY PROTEIN: ubiquitin carboxyl-terminal hydrolase 17-like protein 6 (The sequence of the model RefSeq protein was modified relative to this genomic sequence to represent the inferred CDS: deleted 1 base in 1 codon), with product PEGEVVGPAAAGADALRGPSVPEGPSPAVGRPQRGDLAPGSAGLAPGQKVALSWRGPWGVGAGLQNLGNTCYVNAALQCLSHTPPLASWLVSRQHATLCPAGSSCTLCAMRAHVTRALLHAGEVIRPRKDLLAGFHRHQQEDAHEFLMFTLNGMQQGCLSASQPSGHASEDTSVVRQIFGGTWRSRIQCLHCLGVSDTFDPHLDVSLDITAAQSVEQALRELVKPEKLEAENAYDCGVCLRKVPATKRLTLHSTSQVLVLVLKRFTQLSGAKRAQEVRYPQRLDVQPYTSEGKAGPLGYVLYAVLVHSGWSCERGHYFCYVRAGNGQWYKMDDAKVTACDETAALSQSAYFLFYAREGAWEGGAGGGAAAPLGADPADPGQPAGDASGRAPGSQESPGDTEAEGMSLEQWRRLQEHNRAKPALELRKIQAALPAGAVVIHRSRPGGGRNRPPPAQEHHRLDRPSTDTPPPGPTDVGHGPCASGRARATKGRNKKPRPSLGLWR